The Oncorhynchus masou masou isolate Uvic2021 chromosome 6, UVic_Omas_1.1, whole genome shotgun sequence genome has a window encoding:
- the LOC135541849 gene encoding LIM domain and actin-binding protein 1-like isoform X1 — protein MEGGSSFSRRSWASQSLRVTARELSLVSTRGKTNAIAERFSKYQRAAEGSNAEKKKASVESLPPTLRSGNLSVLKMRWEQPGPRQDRPAPLSNGPPRARLSPSAVPKPTPLTEHLPPAKSPESLNTQGGQSTAFSCFQYPVAAAIAEEGQRGMEKKAQQTSEREEEKELMQVEDEVVPPSPCTPIEKPSVPLNSLKMMFEKGEGTKGKVRTGLHRSSSEDMDQRLGVLSPDRVVETTSLKERMAKYQSAATKKGPQAHTTSQSEREYNSLKENVPPSGVAVSQALESYSRKVAVAETNGDGMDISSFKGSTSSSSSVHSDLPKTAWKFCLSARETCITCLKTVYPLERLVANTQIFHTTCFRCLHCNTKLSLGSYASLHGKVYCKPHFSQLFKAKGNYDEGFGHRPHKDLWTPRAEEEEEEGVDRVVEMRSAERAERAVVVSHPAETPLSPAKQSSPTVEESPLAKVTELTASHETHSHISSTEKLSTAEKIPEACRLRVAWPPPADSDAGASPALEGGGVGRPWRAKWPPEGEVSSSTLSPDRAELKSLRRSSSLKERSRPFSVAPSLTNTLGPREPRQPLKSLMERRGSLEDSCSTLKEPEPQLQRGREEEKEGRRPTPPSGSAVNGEISCEEVESLLATQDKKEEPMKKGKEAAMEDEEERASLKCKSATPDIISSPPPQPKHNRSSQDVGFWEGEEGGEGEEEQLTIEEMIKRNRYYEEDEEEDDV, from the exons ATGGAAGGCGGAAGTTCGTTCAGCCGAAGGTCGTGGGCGTCGCAGTCTTTACGCGTCACTGCCAGGGAGCTCTCATTGGTCAGCACGCGAGGCAAGACCAACGCCATCGCAGAGCGCTTCTCCAA GTACCAGAGAGCTGCTGAGGGGTCTAATGCAGAGAAGAAGAAAGCA TCAGTGGAGAGCCTGCCTCCCACCCTGCGTTCAGGGAACCTGAGTGTTCTGAAGATGCGCTGGGAGCAGCCAGGTCCTCGCCAAGACAGACCAGCCCCGCTATCCAACGGGCCACCCCGTGCCCGCCTCTCCCCCTCTGCCGTACCAAAACCAACCCCCCTGACCGAGCACCTTCCCCCAGCCAAGTCTCCGGAATCCTTGAACACTCAGGGTGGTCAAAGCACAGCCTTCAGCTGTTTCCAGTATCCTGTAGCAGCAGCTATAGccgaggagggacagagagggatggagaagaaagCGCAGCAGACAAGCgagcgagaggaggagaaagagctgATGCAGGTGGAAGACGAGGTGGTGCCACCCAGCCCCTGCACACCCATCGAGAAACCCAGCGTGCCTCTCAACAGCCTGAAGATGATGTTTGAGAAGGGAGAGGGCACCAAGGGAAAG GTGAGGACAGGACTACACCGCAGCTCCTCCGAGGACATGGACCAGAGACTAGGAG tgttgtcccctgacagAGTGGTTGAGACCACCTCCCTGAAGGAAAGAATGGCCAAGTACCAGTCAGCCGCTACCAAAAAGGGCCCACAAGCACAcact accagtcagtcagagcgAGAGTATAACAGCCTGAAGGAGAATGTGCCCCCTAGTGGTGTGGCTGTG AGCCAGGCTTTAGAGTCCTACAGCAGAAAAGTTGCTGTAGCAGAGACCAATG GGGATGGCATGGACATATCTAGTTTTAAGGGTAGCACCTCATCTTCATCCTCAGTCCACAGTGACTTGCCCAAGACAGCCTGG AAGTTCTGCCTTTCCGCGAGGGAGACGTGCATCACGTGCCTAAAGACAGTGTACCCGCTGGAGAGGCTGGTGGCCAACACCCAGATCTTCCACACCACCTGCTTCCGCTGTCTCCACTGCAACACCAAGCTCAG CCTGGGGAGCTATGCCTCTctacacggtaaggtctactgcaAGCCCCACTTCAGCCAGCTGTTCAAGGCCAAAGGCAACTACGACGAGGGCTTTGGCCACCGCCCCCACAAGGACCTGTGGACGCCCCGTgccgaggaagaggaggaagaaggagttGACCGGGTAGTGGAGATGAGGTCTGCGGAGCGGGCAGAAAGAGCTGTGGTGGTGTCTCATCCAGCCGAGACACCACTCTCCCCAGCCAAGCAGTCCAGCCCCACGGTGGAGGAGTCTCCCCTGGCCAAGGTGACAGAGCTGACTGCCTCTCATGAGACACACAGCCACATTTCCTCCACTGAGAAACTCTCCACCGCCGAGAAAATACCAGAGGCCTGCAGGCTTAGGGTTGCCTGGCCCCCTCCTGCTGACAGTGATGCTGGAGCCTCTCCTGCTCTGGAGGGTGGTGGTGTGGGCCGGCCCTGGAGGGCCAAGTGGCCCCCGGAGGGTGAGGTGTCATCGTCCACCCTGAGCCCCGACAGGGCCGAGCTGAAGAGCCTCAGGAGGAGCTCGTCTCTGAAGGAGCGCAGTCGGCCCTTCTCGGTGGCCCCCAGCCTCACCAACACCCTGGGGCCACGGGAGCCCCGCCAGCCCCTCAAATCCCTGATGGAGAGGAGGGGGTCGCTGGAGGACAGCTGCTCCACGCTTAAGGAACCTGAACCCCAActccagagggggagagaggaggagaaagaggggagaaggcCCACACCGCCCAGCGGCAGTGCGGTGAACGGAGAGATCAGCTGCGAGGAGGTAGAGAGTCTCCTGGCAACGCAGGACAAGAAAGAAGAGCCGATGAAGAAAGGAAAAGAAGCAGCAATGGAAGATGAAGAGGAAAGGGCTTCTTTAAAATGCAAAAGTGCCACTCCAGACATCATATCATCTCCGCCCCCGCAGCCCAAACACAACCGCAGTTCCCAGGATGTGGGCTtctgggagggggaggagggaggcgaAGGGGAGGAGGAACAGCTCACCATAGAGGAGATGATCAAGAGGAACCGCTAttatgaggaagatgaggaggaagacGACGTCTGA
- the LOC135541849 gene encoding LIM domain and actin-binding protein 1-like isoform X3, which yields MQECKSVESLPPTLRSGNLSVLKMRWEQPGPRQDRPAPLSNGPPRARLSPSAVPKPTPLTEHLPPAKSPESLNTQGGQSTAFSCFQYPVAAAIAEEGQRGMEKKAQQTSEREEEKELMQVEDEVVPPSPCTPIEKPSVPLNSLKMMFEKGEGTKGKVRTGLHRSSSEDMDQRLGVLSPDRVVETTSLKERMAKYQSAATKKGPQAHTTSQSEREYNSLKENVPPSGVAVSQALESYSRKVAVAETNGDGMDISSFKGSTSSSSSVHSDLPKTAWKFCLSARETCITCLKTVYPLERLVANTQIFHTTCFRCLHCNTKLSLGSYASLHGKVYCKPHFSQLFKAKGNYDEGFGHRPHKDLWTPRAEEEEEEGVDRVVEMRSAERAERAVVVSHPAETPLSPAKQSSPTVEESPLAKVTELTASHETHSHISSTEKLSTAEKIPEACRLRVAWPPPADSDAGASPALEGGGVGRPWRAKWPPEGEVSSSTLSPDRAELKSLRRSSSLKERSRPFSVAPSLTNTLGPREPRQPLKSLMERRGSLEDSCSTLKEPEPQLQRGREEEKEGRRPTPPSGSAVNGEISCEEVESLLATQDKKEEPMKKGKEAAMEDEEERASLKCKSATPDIISSPPPQPKHNRSSQDVGFWEGEEGGEGEEEQLTIEEMIKRNRYYEEDEEEDDV from the exons ATGCAGGAGTGCAAG TCAGTGGAGAGCCTGCCTCCCACCCTGCGTTCAGGGAACCTGAGTGTTCTGAAGATGCGCTGGGAGCAGCCAGGTCCTCGCCAAGACAGACCAGCCCCGCTATCCAACGGGCCACCCCGTGCCCGCCTCTCCCCCTCTGCCGTACCAAAACCAACCCCCCTGACCGAGCACCTTCCCCCAGCCAAGTCTCCGGAATCCTTGAACACTCAGGGTGGTCAAAGCACAGCCTTCAGCTGTTTCCAGTATCCTGTAGCAGCAGCTATAGccgaggagggacagagagggatggagaagaaagCGCAGCAGACAAGCgagcgagaggaggagaaagagctgATGCAGGTGGAAGACGAGGTGGTGCCACCCAGCCCCTGCACACCCATCGAGAAACCCAGCGTGCCTCTCAACAGCCTGAAGATGATGTTTGAGAAGGGAGAGGGCACCAAGGGAAAG GTGAGGACAGGACTACACCGCAGCTCCTCCGAGGACATGGACCAGAGACTAGGAG tgttgtcccctgacagAGTGGTTGAGACCACCTCCCTGAAGGAAAGAATGGCCAAGTACCAGTCAGCCGCTACCAAAAAGGGCCCACAAGCACAcact accagtcagtcagagcgAGAGTATAACAGCCTGAAGGAGAATGTGCCCCCTAGTGGTGTGGCTGTG AGCCAGGCTTTAGAGTCCTACAGCAGAAAAGTTGCTGTAGCAGAGACCAATG GGGATGGCATGGACATATCTAGTTTTAAGGGTAGCACCTCATCTTCATCCTCAGTCCACAGTGACTTGCCCAAGACAGCCTGG AAGTTCTGCCTTTCCGCGAGGGAGACGTGCATCACGTGCCTAAAGACAGTGTACCCGCTGGAGAGGCTGGTGGCCAACACCCAGATCTTCCACACCACCTGCTTCCGCTGTCTCCACTGCAACACCAAGCTCAG CCTGGGGAGCTATGCCTCTctacacggtaaggtctactgcaAGCCCCACTTCAGCCAGCTGTTCAAGGCCAAAGGCAACTACGACGAGGGCTTTGGCCACCGCCCCCACAAGGACCTGTGGACGCCCCGTgccgaggaagaggaggaagaaggagttGACCGGGTAGTGGAGATGAGGTCTGCGGAGCGGGCAGAAAGAGCTGTGGTGGTGTCTCATCCAGCCGAGACACCACTCTCCCCAGCCAAGCAGTCCAGCCCCACGGTGGAGGAGTCTCCCCTGGCCAAGGTGACAGAGCTGACTGCCTCTCATGAGACACACAGCCACATTTCCTCCACTGAGAAACTCTCCACCGCCGAGAAAATACCAGAGGCCTGCAGGCTTAGGGTTGCCTGGCCCCCTCCTGCTGACAGTGATGCTGGAGCCTCTCCTGCTCTGGAGGGTGGTGGTGTGGGCCGGCCCTGGAGGGCCAAGTGGCCCCCGGAGGGTGAGGTGTCATCGTCCACCCTGAGCCCCGACAGGGCCGAGCTGAAGAGCCTCAGGAGGAGCTCGTCTCTGAAGGAGCGCAGTCGGCCCTTCTCGGTGGCCCCCAGCCTCACCAACACCCTGGGGCCACGGGAGCCCCGCCAGCCCCTCAAATCCCTGATGGAGAGGAGGGGGTCGCTGGAGGACAGCTGCTCCACGCTTAAGGAACCTGAACCCCAActccagagggggagagaggaggagaaagaggggagaaggcCCACACCGCCCAGCGGCAGTGCGGTGAACGGAGAGATCAGCTGCGAGGAGGTAGAGAGTCTCCTGGCAACGCAGGACAAGAAAGAAGAGCCGATGAAGAAAGGAAAAGAAGCAGCAATGGAAGATGAAGAGGAAAGGGCTTCTTTAAAATGCAAAAGTGCCACTCCAGACATCATATCATCTCCGCCCCCGCAGCCCAAACACAACCGCAGTTCCCAGGATGTGGGCTtctgggagggggaggagggaggcgaAGGGGAGGAGGAACAGCTCACCATAGAGGAGATGATCAAGAGGAACCGCTAttatgaggaagatgaggaggaagacGACGTCTGA
- the LOC135541849 gene encoding LIM domain and actin-binding protein 1-like isoform X4, giving the protein MRWEQPGPRQDRPAPLSNGPPRARLSPSAVPKPTPLTEHLPPAKSPESLNTQGGQSTAFSCFQYPVAAAIAEEGQRGMEKKAQQTSEREEEKELMQVEDEVVPPSPCTPIEKPSVPLNSLKMMFEKGEGTKGKVRTGLHRSSSEDMDQRLGVLSPDRVVETTSLKERMAKYQSAATKKGPQAHTTSQSEREYNSLKENVPPSGVAVSQALESYSRKVAVAETNGDGMDISSFKGSTSSSSSVHSDLPKTAWKFCLSARETCITCLKTVYPLERLVANTQIFHTTCFRCLHCNTKLSLGSYASLHGKVYCKPHFSQLFKAKGNYDEGFGHRPHKDLWTPRAEEEEEEGVDRVVEMRSAERAERAVVVSHPAETPLSPAKQSSPTVEESPLAKVTELTASHETHSHISSTEKLSTAEKIPEACRLRVAWPPPADSDAGASPALEGGGVGRPWRAKWPPEGEVSSSTLSPDRAELKSLRRSSSLKERSRPFSVAPSLTNTLGPREPRQPLKSLMERRGSLEDSCSTLKEPEPQLQRGREEEKEGRRPTPPSGSAVNGEISCEEVESLLATQDKKEEPMKKGKEAAMEDEEERASLKCKSATPDIISSPPPQPKHNRSSQDVGFWEGEEGGEGEEEQLTIEEMIKRNRYYEEDEEEDDV; this is encoded by the exons ATGCGCTGGGAGCAGCCAGGTCCTCGCCAAGACAGACCAGCCCCGCTATCCAACGGGCCACCCCGTGCCCGCCTCTCCCCCTCTGCCGTACCAAAACCAACCCCCCTGACCGAGCACCTTCCCCCAGCCAAGTCTCCGGAATCCTTGAACACTCAGGGTGGTCAAAGCACAGCCTTCAGCTGTTTCCAGTATCCTGTAGCAGCAGCTATAGccgaggagggacagagagggatggagaagaaagCGCAGCAGACAAGCgagcgagaggaggagaaagagctgATGCAGGTGGAAGACGAGGTGGTGCCACCCAGCCCCTGCACACCCATCGAGAAACCCAGCGTGCCTCTCAACAGCCTGAAGATGATGTTTGAGAAGGGAGAGGGCACCAAGGGAAAG GTGAGGACAGGACTACACCGCAGCTCCTCCGAGGACATGGACCAGAGACTAGGAG tgttgtcccctgacagAGTGGTTGAGACCACCTCCCTGAAGGAAAGAATGGCCAAGTACCAGTCAGCCGCTACCAAAAAGGGCCCACAAGCACAcact accagtcagtcagagcgAGAGTATAACAGCCTGAAGGAGAATGTGCCCCCTAGTGGTGTGGCTGTG AGCCAGGCTTTAGAGTCCTACAGCAGAAAAGTTGCTGTAGCAGAGACCAATG GGGATGGCATGGACATATCTAGTTTTAAGGGTAGCACCTCATCTTCATCCTCAGTCCACAGTGACTTGCCCAAGACAGCCTGG AAGTTCTGCCTTTCCGCGAGGGAGACGTGCATCACGTGCCTAAAGACAGTGTACCCGCTGGAGAGGCTGGTGGCCAACACCCAGATCTTCCACACCACCTGCTTCCGCTGTCTCCACTGCAACACCAAGCTCAG CCTGGGGAGCTATGCCTCTctacacggtaaggtctactgcaAGCCCCACTTCAGCCAGCTGTTCAAGGCCAAAGGCAACTACGACGAGGGCTTTGGCCACCGCCCCCACAAGGACCTGTGGACGCCCCGTgccgaggaagaggaggaagaaggagttGACCGGGTAGTGGAGATGAGGTCTGCGGAGCGGGCAGAAAGAGCTGTGGTGGTGTCTCATCCAGCCGAGACACCACTCTCCCCAGCCAAGCAGTCCAGCCCCACGGTGGAGGAGTCTCCCCTGGCCAAGGTGACAGAGCTGACTGCCTCTCATGAGACACACAGCCACATTTCCTCCACTGAGAAACTCTCCACCGCCGAGAAAATACCAGAGGCCTGCAGGCTTAGGGTTGCCTGGCCCCCTCCTGCTGACAGTGATGCTGGAGCCTCTCCTGCTCTGGAGGGTGGTGGTGTGGGCCGGCCCTGGAGGGCCAAGTGGCCCCCGGAGGGTGAGGTGTCATCGTCCACCCTGAGCCCCGACAGGGCCGAGCTGAAGAGCCTCAGGAGGAGCTCGTCTCTGAAGGAGCGCAGTCGGCCCTTCTCGGTGGCCCCCAGCCTCACCAACACCCTGGGGCCACGGGAGCCCCGCCAGCCCCTCAAATCCCTGATGGAGAGGAGGGGGTCGCTGGAGGACAGCTGCTCCACGCTTAAGGAACCTGAACCCCAActccagagggggagagaggaggagaaagaggggagaaggcCCACACCGCCCAGCGGCAGTGCGGTGAACGGAGAGATCAGCTGCGAGGAGGTAGAGAGTCTCCTGGCAACGCAGGACAAGAAAGAAGAGCCGATGAAGAAAGGAAAAGAAGCAGCAATGGAAGATGAAGAGGAAAGGGCTTCTTTAAAATGCAAAAGTGCCACTCCAGACATCATATCATCTCCGCCCCCGCAGCCCAAACACAACCGCAGTTCCCAGGATGTGGGCTtctgggagggggaggagggaggcgaAGGGGAGGAGGAACAGCTCACCATAGAGGAGATGATCAAGAGGAACCGCTAttatgaggaagatgaggaggaagacGACGTCTGA
- the LOC135541849 gene encoding LIM domain and actin-binding protein 1-like isoform X2, producing MLSRAENPLYFQEKSVESLPPTLRSGNLSVLKMRWEQPGPRQDRPAPLSNGPPRARLSPSAVPKPTPLTEHLPPAKSPESLNTQGGQSTAFSCFQYPVAAAIAEEGQRGMEKKAQQTSEREEEKELMQVEDEVVPPSPCTPIEKPSVPLNSLKMMFEKGEGTKGKVRTGLHRSSSEDMDQRLGVLSPDRVVETTSLKERMAKYQSAATKKGPQAHTTSQSEREYNSLKENVPPSGVAVSQALESYSRKVAVAETNGDGMDISSFKGSTSSSSSVHSDLPKTAWKFCLSARETCITCLKTVYPLERLVANTQIFHTTCFRCLHCNTKLSLGSYASLHGKVYCKPHFSQLFKAKGNYDEGFGHRPHKDLWTPRAEEEEEEGVDRVVEMRSAERAERAVVVSHPAETPLSPAKQSSPTVEESPLAKVTELTASHETHSHISSTEKLSTAEKIPEACRLRVAWPPPADSDAGASPALEGGGVGRPWRAKWPPEGEVSSSTLSPDRAELKSLRRSSSLKERSRPFSVAPSLTNTLGPREPRQPLKSLMERRGSLEDSCSTLKEPEPQLQRGREEEKEGRRPTPPSGSAVNGEISCEEVESLLATQDKKEEPMKKGKEAAMEDEEERASLKCKSATPDIISSPPPQPKHNRSSQDVGFWEGEEGGEGEEEQLTIEEMIKRNRYYEEDEEEDDV from the exons ATGCTTAGCAGAGCAGAGAACCCTCTGTACTTTCAGGAAAAG TCAGTGGAGAGCCTGCCTCCCACCCTGCGTTCAGGGAACCTGAGTGTTCTGAAGATGCGCTGGGAGCAGCCAGGTCCTCGCCAAGACAGACCAGCCCCGCTATCCAACGGGCCACCCCGTGCCCGCCTCTCCCCCTCTGCCGTACCAAAACCAACCCCCCTGACCGAGCACCTTCCCCCAGCCAAGTCTCCGGAATCCTTGAACACTCAGGGTGGTCAAAGCACAGCCTTCAGCTGTTTCCAGTATCCTGTAGCAGCAGCTATAGccgaggagggacagagagggatggagaagaaagCGCAGCAGACAAGCgagcgagaggaggagaaagagctgATGCAGGTGGAAGACGAGGTGGTGCCACCCAGCCCCTGCACACCCATCGAGAAACCCAGCGTGCCTCTCAACAGCCTGAAGATGATGTTTGAGAAGGGAGAGGGCACCAAGGGAAAG GTGAGGACAGGACTACACCGCAGCTCCTCCGAGGACATGGACCAGAGACTAGGAG tgttgtcccctgacagAGTGGTTGAGACCACCTCCCTGAAGGAAAGAATGGCCAAGTACCAGTCAGCCGCTACCAAAAAGGGCCCACAAGCACAcact accagtcagtcagagcgAGAGTATAACAGCCTGAAGGAGAATGTGCCCCCTAGTGGTGTGGCTGTG AGCCAGGCTTTAGAGTCCTACAGCAGAAAAGTTGCTGTAGCAGAGACCAATG GGGATGGCATGGACATATCTAGTTTTAAGGGTAGCACCTCATCTTCATCCTCAGTCCACAGTGACTTGCCCAAGACAGCCTGG AAGTTCTGCCTTTCCGCGAGGGAGACGTGCATCACGTGCCTAAAGACAGTGTACCCGCTGGAGAGGCTGGTGGCCAACACCCAGATCTTCCACACCACCTGCTTCCGCTGTCTCCACTGCAACACCAAGCTCAG CCTGGGGAGCTATGCCTCTctacacggtaaggtctactgcaAGCCCCACTTCAGCCAGCTGTTCAAGGCCAAAGGCAACTACGACGAGGGCTTTGGCCACCGCCCCCACAAGGACCTGTGGACGCCCCGTgccgaggaagaggaggaagaaggagttGACCGGGTAGTGGAGATGAGGTCTGCGGAGCGGGCAGAAAGAGCTGTGGTGGTGTCTCATCCAGCCGAGACACCACTCTCCCCAGCCAAGCAGTCCAGCCCCACGGTGGAGGAGTCTCCCCTGGCCAAGGTGACAGAGCTGACTGCCTCTCATGAGACACACAGCCACATTTCCTCCACTGAGAAACTCTCCACCGCCGAGAAAATACCAGAGGCCTGCAGGCTTAGGGTTGCCTGGCCCCCTCCTGCTGACAGTGATGCTGGAGCCTCTCCTGCTCTGGAGGGTGGTGGTGTGGGCCGGCCCTGGAGGGCCAAGTGGCCCCCGGAGGGTGAGGTGTCATCGTCCACCCTGAGCCCCGACAGGGCCGAGCTGAAGAGCCTCAGGAGGAGCTCGTCTCTGAAGGAGCGCAGTCGGCCCTTCTCGGTGGCCCCCAGCCTCACCAACACCCTGGGGCCACGGGAGCCCCGCCAGCCCCTCAAATCCCTGATGGAGAGGAGGGGGTCGCTGGAGGACAGCTGCTCCACGCTTAAGGAACCTGAACCCCAActccagagggggagagaggaggagaaagaggggagaaggcCCACACCGCCCAGCGGCAGTGCGGTGAACGGAGAGATCAGCTGCGAGGAGGTAGAGAGTCTCCTGGCAACGCAGGACAAGAAAGAAGAGCCGATGAAGAAAGGAAAAGAAGCAGCAATGGAAGATGAAGAGGAAAGGGCTTCTTTAAAATGCAAAAGTGCCACTCCAGACATCATATCATCTCCGCCCCCGCAGCCCAAACACAACCGCAGTTCCCAGGATGTGGGCTtctgggagggggaggagggaggcgaAGGGGAGGAGGAACAGCTCACCATAGAGGAGATGATCAAGAGGAACCGCTAttatgaggaagatgaggaggaagacGACGTCTGA